A genomic region of Bdellovibrionales bacterium contains the following coding sequences:
- a CDS encoding KOW motif-containing protein produces the protein MKLKIKKGATVEVIAGADKGKRGSVLEINPGKLLVRVQGVRMQTHFDKKDGLKTLEGYLNYSNVKLVEQVAAAKKTAKKKVSARK, from the coding sequence ATGAAATTGAAAATAAAAAAGGGTGCAACCGTTGAAGTGATAGCCGGAGCAGACAAAGGCAAACGCGGTTCTGTTTTGGAAATTAATCCTGGTAAGCTGCTTGTCCGCGTTCAGGGCGTGAGGATGCAGACTCACTTTGATAAGAAGGACGGACTTAAGACCTTGGAAGGCTATTTGAACTACTCGAACGTCAAATTGGTTGAACAGGTTGCAGCCGCAAAGAAAACAGCAAAAAAGAAGGTTTCCGCTCGTAAGTAA
- a CDS encoding NAD(P)/FAD-dependent oxidoreductase, which produces MRERLVVIGNGMAGIRVVEEILKRDSHRYEILIFGSEQEPAYDRIMLSSVLSGEKRMDEIIIHSLDWYEQNGIRLVTGREAVSLERKSKIVHTDDGGRIPYDKLILATGANAVFLNVPGKNLHGVLVYRSHLDVQEMIAISRQKKRAVVIGGGLLGLEAAHGLVKQGMDVTVVHIFDTLMDRQLDFVSGKMLKQALEDRGIKFLMPKTTKSLVSDETGWVRAVRFQDGTEIEAELMVVTVGILPRIDLALRSGLNCQRGIVVDDYMGTSDPAILAVGECVEHRGATYGLVAPLYEMARTCAEVLTEVPGKDVTDSRRLQQSHALQPYKVTPYKGSTTSAKLKVVGVDMFSAGKHTGDPWTEDIIIQDHFLGIYKKLVVRENRIVGIVLYGDTEDATWYFQMLKESRDISDIRDRVIFGRAIVNSKSDQTPGLSAALTNEMEVCGCNGVCKGAIVQAIQSLRLTSLEEVRAHTKASASCGSCTPLVKDILLSTLGPGSEISPTREGICACTQASAEDIREAIRAQHLLTIEAVMTALSWKSPEGCSTCRPALNYYLLSEFSGEYRDHFRSRFVNERLHANIQKDGTYSVVPRMWGGLTSPSELRAIADVADKYGIPTVKVTGGQRIDLLGVKKEDLPGVWRDLNAAGMVSGHAYGKALRTVKTCVGSEWCRFGVQDSTTMGVRLEKMTWGTWTPHKVKLAASGCPRNCAEATIKDLGVVAVDSGWEIHVGGNGGMKVRVADLLCKVKTQEEVLEYTGAFLQLYRKEAHYLERTAHWIERVGIAFVKEKLIQDPEGRKCLYREFLESQESSQVDPWAALSASRADLKEFVTFNMLEAEA; this is translated from the coding sequence ATGCGCGAACGGCTGGTAGTTATTGGCAACGGCATGGCGGGAATTCGGGTGGTGGAGGAAATACTGAAGAGGGATTCGCACCGCTATGAAATTTTGATTTTCGGTTCCGAACAGGAACCGGCCTATGACCGAATCATGCTTTCATCCGTGCTCAGCGGTGAAAAGAGAATGGACGAAATTATCATTCATTCTCTCGACTGGTACGAGCAAAATGGAATTCGTCTTGTCACTGGCCGGGAGGCTGTCAGTCTCGAACGAAAGTCGAAAATCGTTCACACTGACGACGGAGGAAGAATTCCCTATGACAAACTCATTTTGGCGACCGGGGCAAATGCTGTTTTTTTAAATGTTCCGGGAAAAAATCTGCACGGAGTTCTCGTCTACCGAAGTCATCTGGACGTCCAAGAGATGATCGCGATATCTCGCCAGAAAAAACGTGCGGTGGTTATTGGCGGTGGTTTGCTGGGTCTCGAGGCAGCTCACGGATTGGTCAAGCAGGGAATGGACGTTACCGTGGTTCACATTTTCGACACACTGATGGACCGTCAACTCGATTTTGTTTCAGGAAAAATGCTAAAACAAGCGCTTGAAGATCGTGGAATAAAATTTCTGATGCCAAAAACGACCAAGTCGCTGGTCAGCGATGAGACGGGTTGGGTGCGAGCGGTACGTTTTCAGGATGGAACAGAAATCGAAGCGGAACTGATGGTTGTGACAGTCGGAATTCTTCCGCGCATCGATCTTGCCTTGCGGTCTGGTTTGAATTGTCAGCGAGGCATTGTCGTGGATGATTATATGGGAACCTCGGACCCGGCGATTTTGGCCGTCGGAGAATGTGTCGAGCATCGCGGGGCCACTTATGGTCTGGTGGCTCCGCTTTACGAAATGGCGAGGACATGTGCTGAAGTTCTGACGGAGGTGCCAGGCAAAGACGTCACGGACTCGCGTAGGTTGCAGCAATCACACGCGCTACAGCCATATAAAGTGACGCCCTATAAAGGGTCGACGACCTCCGCCAAACTCAAGGTTGTGGGTGTTGATATGTTTTCTGCCGGCAAGCACACAGGTGATCCGTGGACGGAAGATATTATTATTCAGGATCATTTCTTGGGCATTTACAAGAAATTAGTCGTGCGGGAAAATCGGATCGTGGGAATCGTCCTCTATGGCGATACCGAGGATGCGACCTGGTATTTTCAGATGCTCAAGGAAAGCCGTGACATCTCTGATATTCGCGATCGCGTAATCTTTGGTCGCGCGATTGTAAATTCGAAATCGGACCAAACGCCAGGTCTGAGCGCCGCCTTGACGAATGAGATGGAGGTCTGTGGCTGCAACGGTGTGTGCAAGGGCGCCATCGTGCAGGCGATTCAGTCGTTGCGCTTGACGTCTCTGGAAGAAGTTCGCGCGCACACAAAAGCATCGGCATCTTGCGGAAGTTGCACGCCTCTCGTTAAAGATATACTTCTTAGTACACTGGGACCTGGTAGTGAAATCTCTCCGACTCGGGAGGGAATTTGCGCTTGCACCCAAGCTTCGGCTGAAGATATTCGCGAGGCCATCCGAGCTCAGCATTTGTTGACTATTGAGGCCGTGATGACGGCTTTGTCTTGGAAGAGCCCTGAAGGTTGTTCCACATGTCGTCCAGCATTGAATTATTATTTGTTATCCGAGTTTTCCGGAGAGTATCGTGACCATTTTCGTTCGCGCTTCGTTAACGAGCGTTTGCATGCCAATATCCAAAAAGATGGAACCTACTCGGTTGTGCCGCGCATGTGGGGTGGGCTAACCAGTCCGAGCGAACTGCGAGCGATTGCGGACGTGGCCGACAAATACGGGATTCCTACCGTTAAAGTCACTGGCGGTCAGAGGATTGATCTGCTCGGAGTGAAAAAAGAGGATCTGCCTGGAGTGTGGCGTGATTTGAACGCCGCCGGCATGGTGTCGGGCCATGCCTACGGTAAGGCACTGCGTACGGTAAAAACTTGTGTTGGCTCCGAGTGGTGTCGCTTTGGCGTGCAGGATTCAACGACCATGGGCGTGCGCTTGGAAAAAATGACCTGGGGCACATGGACTCCACACAAGGTGAAGCTGGCGGCATCGGGTTGCCCACGTAACTGCGCAGAGGCAACCATCAAGGACTTAGGAGTTGTGGCCGTGGATTCTGGTTGGGAAATCCATGTGGGCGGGAACGGGGGCATGAAAGTGCGTGTGGCCGATCTGCTCTGCAAGGTGAAAACGCAAGAGGAGGTGCTGGAATACACGGGCGCTTTTCTCCAACTTTACCGCAAAGAGGCCCACTATTTGGAGCGAACAGCCCATTGGATCGAGCGGGTAGGCATCGCCTTCGTAAAGGAAAAGCTGATTCAGGATCCTGAGGGTCGCAAGTGTCTCTATCGGGAATTTCTAGAGTCACAGGAAAGCTCTCAGGTTGATCCCTGGGCCGCTCTTTCTGCTTCGCGCGCGGATCTAAAAGAATTTGTGACGTTTAATATGTTGGAGGCTGAAGCATGA
- a CDS encoding alginate export family protein translates to MKKLVGLLAALALLPSAQAGELAHSAEYRLRYQVDQDKDGVSGGQGSTNDWMQRFKLGSTFRSGEKLTGQLTLLHNSTWGHSGLYQAPASAETGDSGLGKMDGTDNGENLVLVNEAYGSWMASNELLIRFGRGALAMADGRVIGVNDWGPTPNAFEGVLFTWDKEFARFNAYGVKFAQLLGSSVSGPSVSDPEINSYGLNVDWKTLPEFLKMVNLHVIQVNVDADNSGTLIPAAPATATTPAISAASIPKESRMRYGLVVSGDAMNVDYRLTYAAHTGKFSDLTAAGTTTDREGSMIDAELGYRLPDWMNSRISFLYHTDTGDKDGVTDNKLTTYDPYFYDKHDNAGWMDIYLWGNLTYMQLRYTMDIMDDLSFAAQYLIFSQTEKTGSTTPGTNAFSGTAAATAATENALGTELDLAVAKKYEGGLTITARAGMFSPGAEYASTTSDAYTQFFLEGKMAF, encoded by the coding sequence ATGAAGAAATTAGTAGGATTGCTCGCTGCGCTTGCGCTATTGCCAAGCGCCCAAGCAGGTGAACTGGCACACAGTGCTGAATATCGACTTCGCTACCAGGTGGATCAGGACAAAGATGGTGTATCAGGTGGCCAAGGAAGCACAAACGATTGGATGCAGAGATTTAAGTTAGGTTCGACGTTTCGCTCGGGTGAGAAATTAACAGGGCAACTGACATTGCTTCACAACTCCACTTGGGGACATTCAGGTCTTTATCAGGCACCAGCCTCTGCAGAGACGGGAGACTCTGGTTTGGGAAAAATGGACGGAACAGACAATGGCGAAAATCTTGTGCTTGTGAATGAAGCCTATGGGTCGTGGATGGCTTCCAATGAGTTATTGATTCGCTTTGGTCGAGGTGCCTTGGCGATGGCCGATGGCCGAGTGATCGGAGTCAATGACTGGGGACCAACTCCCAACGCTTTTGAGGGTGTGTTGTTTACTTGGGATAAGGAGTTTGCACGATTCAACGCTTACGGGGTGAAATTTGCACAGCTCTTAGGCAGCAGCGTTTCCGGCCCCAGCGTTTCCGACCCAGAGATCAATTCCTATGGATTGAATGTGGACTGGAAGACGCTTCCTGAATTTTTGAAAATGGTCAATCTTCATGTGATCCAAGTGAATGTAGATGCAGACAATTCAGGGACCTTGATCCCGGCTGCTCCAGCTACTGCCACCACTCCAGCTATATCTGCTGCATCCATTCCCAAAGAAAGCCGAATGAGGTACGGGCTCGTCGTTTCGGGTGACGCCATGAACGTGGATTACCGACTGACTTATGCGGCTCACACAGGAAAGTTTAGCGATCTGACAGCTGCCGGGACAACAACTGACCGCGAAGGTAGTATGATTGACGCTGAGCTTGGGTATCGTTTACCTGATTGGATGAATAGCCGGATTTCTTTTCTCTACCACACAGACACGGGAGACAAGGATGGCGTTACTGATAATAAGTTAACTACTTATGACCCTTACTTTTATGACAAACACGACAACGCAGGATGGATGGATATTTACCTTTGGGGCAACCTGACCTATATGCAATTGCGATACACCATGGACATCATGGATGACCTTAGCTTTGCAGCCCAATATTTGATATTTAGCCAAACTGAGAAAACGGGATCGACAACTCCTGGAACCAATGCCTTTTCAGGGACTGCTGCCGCAACTGCCGCCACCGAAAATGCCCTCGGCACCGAGTTAGATCTTGCCGTAGCAAAAAAATATGAAGGCGGACTCACTATCACAGCTCGTGCGGGAATGTTCAGCCCAGGTGCCGAGTATGCGAGCACAACAAGCGACGCCTACACCCAATTCTTTCTTGAAGGCAAAATGGCTTTCTAA
- the rpsR gene encoding 30S ribosomal protein S18 gives MVKRNMRTKFRPEFPGDFNFDYKDPVTLGRFLMEGGKIIPSRISKLSFSQQKAAAAAVKRARNLALLPQGTIAYDANYRAEAISPRPFEI, from the coding sequence ATGGTTAAAAGAAATATGAGGACGAAGTTTCGTCCCGAATTCCCTGGTGATTTTAACTTTGACTATAAAGATCCAGTCACACTTGGTCGATTTTTGATGGAAGGTGGCAAAATCATCCCTTCTCGCATCAGTAAACTGAGCTTTAGCCAACAAAAGGCTGCCGCTGCTGCCGTTAAAAGGGCACGTAACCTGGCTCTATTGCCCCAGGGAACAATCGCCTATGACGCAAACTATCGCGCCGAAGCCATCTCTCCAAGACCTTTTGAAATTTAG
- the lpxD gene encoding UDP-3-O-(3-hydroxymyristoyl)glucosamine N-acyltransferase — protein MKRFSDLLELRRGSPKTELTRITDPGSGETGSIAFASAPEHFKKLRAGNPSTVVIPKSAELQMNDIPEGTSVVLSQNVKLAMALVAKEFFPHPMAKQAYGDEGVHPSAVVDPTARIGHRVRIGPHSVVGRNVIIGDDVFIGPHTVVEAGSILGSGTYLHAQVYIAYETHIGRYCEVLPQSSLGSEGFGYATDANGQHHRITHYGRLILEDFVHVGSCVCIDRGTFKDSVIGSGTKIDNLCHLGHNITTGKNCFITAGFISAGSATLGNNNFMGGRTSVAGHIVICDNVQAAGVSAIHKDVLKPGAYGGYPFIALKDFLKVQASLVHLPRMRRNLSRIMNKLGLTDE, from the coding sequence GTGAAAAGGTTTTCAGATCTCCTCGAACTTCGCCGAGGATCGCCTAAAACCGAATTGACCCGAATCACCGATCCTGGTTCAGGAGAGACGGGCTCAATCGCCTTTGCATCAGCCCCCGAACATTTTAAAAAGCTGCGAGCCGGAAATCCTTCCACAGTGGTCATCCCAAAATCAGCAGAGCTTCAGATGAACGATATTCCTGAAGGAACTTCGGTCGTTCTGAGCCAAAATGTGAAACTTGCGATGGCCCTCGTCGCCAAAGAATTTTTTCCCCATCCGATGGCGAAACAGGCCTACGGAGACGAAGGGGTGCACCCCAGTGCCGTGGTCGATCCAACGGCCCGGATCGGCCATCGAGTTAGGATTGGCCCCCACTCCGTCGTCGGCCGAAATGTCATTATTGGCGACGACGTATTTATTGGTCCTCATACAGTGGTCGAAGCCGGCTCAATCCTCGGTTCGGGAACTTATCTCCATGCTCAGGTTTATATTGCCTACGAGACCCACATTGGCCGTTACTGCGAAGTTCTCCCTCAATCGAGTCTTGGCTCGGAGGGTTTTGGTTACGCGACCGACGCTAACGGACAACATCACCGAATCACACATTACGGGCGTCTTATCTTGGAAGATTTCGTTCACGTAGGTTCTTGTGTCTGCATTGACCGGGGGACTTTCAAAGACTCCGTGATAGGGTCAGGAACAAAAATTGATAATCTCTGCCATCTCGGACATAACATCACGACAGGAAAAAACTGTTTTATCACCGCTGGATTTATCTCGGCTGGATCAGCGACCTTGGGCAATAACAATTTTATGGGAGGGCGAACCTCGGTCGCCGGACACATCGTCATCTGCGACAATGTTCAAGCCGCAGGGGTGTCAGCCATTCACAAAGATGTCCTTAAACCCGGAGCCTACGGAGGATATCCCTTTATTGCGCTCAAGGATTTCTTAAAAGTACAGGCCTCCCTGGTTCATTTGCCTCGGATGCGCCGCAATCTTTCTCGAATAATGAATAAGCTGGGCCTGACAGACGAGTAA
- the rpmB gene encoding 50S ribosomal protein L28 has protein sequence MMSRCELTGKGPIVKNLVSHSNIKTKSRALPNVQQKRVFSRSLNSLVSLKMAVRTIRSLEHVGGFDTFILNQPDKVLSKRALEIKGRIMKKLNRPAKGDQK, from the coding sequence ATAATGTCTCGCTGTGAATTGACCGGAAAAGGCCCCATTGTTAAAAATTTGGTGAGCCATTCAAATATCAAAACTAAATCTCGAGCGCTCCCTAATGTTCAGCAAAAACGCGTATTTAGCCGATCATTGAATTCCTTGGTGAGTCTCAAGATGGCAGTCAGAACGATCAGATCTCTAGAACATGTGGGTGGGTTTGATACTTTTATTTTGAATCAGCCTGACAAGGTGCTCTCTAAGCGAGCATTGGAAATTAAGGGTCGGATCATGAAGAAACTCAATCGACCCGCTAAAGGGGACCAGAAATGA
- the nirD gene encoding nitrite reductase small subunit NirD, with amino-acid sequence MNFEVSTEPAHGSQDWFRVGRLSDISVQGARVALLPQGRVAIFRTQSGEIFAIEDECPHRQGPLSEGLVHEYSVTCPLHGWRFDLRTGEAAFPDKACVKSYEVRIDGDFIFVALGPNRFK; translated from the coding sequence ATGAATTTTGAGGTAAGCACTGAGCCAGCTCACGGTTCTCAGGATTGGTTTCGCGTTGGGCGTTTGTCAGACATCAGCGTGCAAGGAGCTAGGGTGGCGCTTTTGCCGCAAGGCCGAGTGGCAATTTTTCGAACTCAGTCTGGCGAGATATTTGCCATTGAGGATGAGTGTCCACACCGCCAGGGCCCACTCTCGGAGGGACTTGTTCATGAATACTCGGTGACCTGTCCCTTGCACGGGTGGCGTTTCGACCTGCGCACCGGTGAGGCGGCATTTCCGGACAAAGCTTGCGTGAAGTCTTATGAGGTTCGCATTGATGGAGATTTCATTTTTGTCGCTCTCGGACCTAACCGATTCAAGTGA
- the infA gene encoding translation initiation factor IF-1: MAKDDLAQLEGQIVDAAAGGIYKVKLENDVQISAKLCGKMRRFNIRVVVGDKVTVGVSPYDPSHGLIMYRHK, translated from the coding sequence ATGGCAAAAGATGACTTGGCGCAATTGGAAGGACAAATTGTGGATGCTGCAGCCGGCGGTATCTACAAAGTTAAGTTAGAGAACGATGTTCAGATTTCGGCGAAACTCTGTGGAAAGATGCGACGCTTTAATATTCGGGTCGTCGTTGGAGATAAAGTGACCGTTGGAGTATCTCCCTACGATCCTTCTCACGGACTGATCATGTACCGTCATAAGTGA
- the metG gene encoding methionine--tRNA ligase, translated as MEVIEIHSDDRPAIQRDSRKVHSMKRFYITTPLYYVNDRPHIGTAYTTVIADVLNRYHQLFGEETFFLTGTDEHGQKCQQAAEKRNLTPQAHCDDMVENFKAAWHSLNIKYDVFFRTTDDYHKLAVQKILGELHGRGDIYEATYEGWYCVSEEIFYTEKEVVDGKSPTGKDVQRISEKNYFFKMSKYQDALIDHIQDYPEFIQPESRRNEVLGFLKKPLGDLCISRPKSRLSWGIEIPFDHNYVTYVWFDALLNYATGVGLRQEGKEPQFEKWWIEAKPIHILGKDIITTHAVYWTTMLLAIGLPLPSTIFAHGWILNKDNAKMSKSSGEVIDPLSMKDLVGVDAFRYFLVRDIHFGNDAPFSQSLLINRVNTDLANNLGNLLSRTANLIAKFFDGKAPQSSGQDEKSQNVRAIALATAGEVRRDIERLAPSYALEHIVKLLNEANRHLEETAPWKLAKENLEAAGQSLYTALECLRISAILLHPVMPSKMEDLLDRLGKAKNDFSLASKWGIIPKGAPILKGDPLFPRLDNLDNIGLES; from the coding sequence ATGGAAGTCATCGAAATACACTCAGATGACAGACCCGCGATTCAGAGAGACTCAAGAAAGGTTCATTCCATGAAGCGATTCTACATCACGACTCCGCTCTACTATGTTAATGACCGTCCCCATATAGGAACGGCCTACACCACTGTTATCGCCGATGTTTTGAATCGCTATCACCAGCTGTTCGGCGAGGAAACTTTTTTTCTCACTGGAACAGACGAGCACGGTCAAAAGTGCCAACAAGCCGCCGAAAAGAGAAATTTAACTCCGCAGGCCCATTGTGACGACATGGTTGAGAACTTTAAAGCGGCCTGGCACAGCCTGAATATAAAATACGACGTATTTTTCCGAACCACCGACGACTATCACAAATTAGCCGTCCAAAAAATTCTGGGAGAACTTCACGGGCGAGGTGATATCTACGAGGCCACTTACGAGGGCTGGTACTGTGTCAGCGAAGAAATCTTTTACACCGAAAAAGAAGTCGTTGATGGGAAAAGTCCAACAGGTAAGGATGTTCAGCGAATTTCTGAAAAGAATTATTTTTTCAAAATGTCCAAGTACCAAGACGCTCTCATCGACCACATTCAGGATTATCCCGAATTCATTCAACCGGAAAGTCGCAGAAACGAAGTCCTCGGTTTTTTGAAAAAGCCTCTCGGTGATTTATGTATCAGTCGTCCAAAGAGTCGCTTGAGCTGGGGAATTGAAATCCCTTTCGATCACAACTACGTCACCTATGTGTGGTTTGATGCATTGCTTAATTACGCGACGGGCGTGGGTCTGCGGCAGGAGGGAAAAGAGCCTCAATTCGAAAAATGGTGGATAGAGGCGAAGCCAATCCATATTCTCGGAAAAGACATTATCACCACTCACGCCGTCTACTGGACCACCATGCTTCTTGCCATTGGCCTCCCCCTTCCCTCAACAATTTTTGCTCATGGGTGGATTCTCAACAAGGACAACGCTAAGATGAGCAAATCCTCAGGGGAAGTCATTGATCCCTTGAGTATGAAAGACCTGGTTGGAGTGGACGCCTTCAGGTATTTTCTTGTTCGTGACATCCATTTTGGCAATGATGCTCCCTTTTCTCAAAGCCTGCTGATCAATCGGGTCAATACCGATCTTGCCAATAATCTTGGAAACCTTCTCAGTCGCACTGCCAATCTGATTGCCAAGTTTTTTGACGGAAAGGCTCCTCAGTCTTCAGGTCAGGACGAGAAATCTCAAAATGTCAGGGCGATTGCGTTGGCAACAGCGGGGGAAGTTCGCCGTGACATCGAAAGGCTAGCACCCAGCTATGCCCTTGAACACATCGTCAAACTTCTCAATGAAGCCAACCGGCATCTGGAAGAGACGGCTCCATGGAAGCTTGCCAAAGAGAACCTGGAAGCTGCGGGCCAATCTCTTTATACGGCCCTTGAGTGTTTGAGAATTTCGGCCATTCTGCTGCATCCGGTCATGCCTTCGAAAATGGAAGACTTGCTGGATCGACTCGGAAAAGCCAAAAATGATTTTTCTCTGGCGTCCAAGTGGGGAATCATCCCAAAAGGGGCCCCTATTTTGAAGGGCGATCCTCTGTTTCCTCGATTGGATAACCTGGATAATATTGGCTTGGAATCATAG
- a CDS encoding carbon-nitrogen hydrolase family protein yields MHNKTENDSKGTVLGDGLKPLRVCLFQLTSVDDMALNEERIFSGLKSLVERGGARLIAFPENSLFMRLDRKAKLQAPRLQDPVFLRLTEFCRIHACDIFLTTALLEEDGRTVNATVRFRADQSPEVVYRKIHLFDVNVLGVQQTRESDELTAGTEPKVIDIDGWKIGLSICYDLRFSELFLNYARSQVDVLMVPSAFLVPTGRAHWEVLLRARAIESQAYVLAPAQGGSHQNSRGDLRKTWGHTMIVDPWGVVLSQAKMKEMSPLRSLRALLIPC; encoded by the coding sequence ATGCACAACAAGACAGAGAACGACTCAAAAGGCACTGTTCTTGGGGATGGGCTTAAGCCACTCAGAGTCTGTCTTTTTCAGCTCACCTCAGTCGATGACATGGCACTCAACGAAGAGAGAATTTTTTCTGGATTGAAGAGCTTAGTTGAACGAGGGGGGGCTCGACTGATCGCATTTCCAGAGAATTCTCTCTTTATGCGCTTGGATCGAAAAGCCAAATTACAGGCTCCAAGACTTCAAGATCCTGTGTTTTTACGACTAACGGAGTTCTGTCGAATTCATGCTTGCGACATTTTCCTCACCACGGCACTTTTAGAGGAGGACGGTCGGACCGTAAACGCAACGGTTCGATTCAGAGCTGATCAGAGCCCCGAGGTCGTCTATCGAAAGATCCACCTCTTTGATGTGAATGTCTTGGGAGTTCAGCAGACGCGTGAATCGGATGAATTGACGGCTGGAACCGAGCCGAAAGTCATCGACATAGATGGTTGGAAAATAGGCCTATCAATATGTTATGATTTGCGTTTTTCTGAACTGTTCTTGAATTATGCGAGGAGTCAAGTTGATGTATTGATGGTCCCCTCAGCTTTTTTGGTTCCGACAGGACGAGCTCATTGGGAGGTCTTGCTGCGAGCAAGGGCCATCGAAAGTCAGGCCTACGTTTTAGCTCCGGCCCAGGGAGGAAGCCACCAGAACAGTCGGGGTGATCTCAGAAAGACCTGGGGGCACACGATGATCGTAGATCCTTGGGGAGTCGTCTTATCTCAGGCAAAAATGAAGGAGATGAGTCCCCTCAGATCATTGAGAGCACTCTTGATCCCTTGCTAA
- a CDS encoding RNA methyltransferase yields the protein MAKFLALTSIGLRDVLEEELNDLGFKVIEKDLTGLSFESNWAGCYRANLCLRTATKILLPVLDFPAYKPEDLYHNLRKHDFTKYIRPDQTISVDAHTRESALQDQRLVAMKTKDAIVDQFREKFEIRPDVERDNPDLEIVVRVLKNTVSVAINTSGDSLSIRGYRKHAVEAPIREHLAAGLLAMTGWDGRVPLLDPMCGSGTFLTEAALKALNVAPGTFRKHFAFQGHLTFQPEVWSQVLDEVVEGEFDTIPAKLYGYDRDNKALISAKKNAEAAGVRESIIFEKGNVTTLQAIPGASPGIIIVNPPYGERMGVSEDLKDVYRDLAFSLKQNFKGWKLFLLSGNEELTGAMRLKAERKIKVYNGNLDCRFLEYNIR from the coding sequence ATGGCAAAGTTTTTAGCGCTCACATCGATAGGGCTTCGTGACGTTCTTGAAGAAGAACTGAATGATTTAGGGTTTAAGGTTATTGAGAAGGACTTAACAGGCTTAAGCTTTGAGTCCAATTGGGCCGGCTGCTATCGAGCCAACCTCTGTTTGCGAACGGCAACTAAGATCTTGTTGCCGGTTCTCGACTTTCCGGCTTATAAGCCAGAGGATCTCTATCATAATCTGCGTAAACATGATTTCACGAAATATATTAGGCCTGATCAAACTATTTCTGTCGATGCCCACACTCGAGAGAGTGCGCTGCAGGATCAGCGTCTTGTGGCCATGAAGACCAAAGACGCAATTGTGGACCAATTTCGGGAGAAATTTGAGATTCGTCCAGATGTTGAAAGGGACAATCCGGACCTAGAAATTGTGGTTCGCGTGTTAAAAAATACGGTGTCAGTTGCCATTAACACTTCTGGAGATAGTCTTTCAATTCGTGGTTACAGAAAACATGCCGTGGAGGCTCCGATTCGTGAGCACTTGGCAGCGGGGCTCCTCGCGATGACGGGATGGGACGGAAGAGTGCCCTTGCTCGATCCCATGTGTGGATCCGGAACTTTTCTGACCGAGGCGGCTCTCAAAGCTCTCAATGTCGCGCCTGGTACATTTCGGAAGCACTTTGCCTTTCAAGGTCATTTGACTTTTCAGCCAGAAGTTTGGTCACAGGTCCTAGATGAGGTCGTCGAAGGCGAATTCGACACGATTCCCGCTAAGCTTTATGGTTATGATCGTGATAATAAGGCTCTGATATCAGCTAAAAAAAATGCGGAGGCTGCAGGAGTCAGAGAGTCCATTATCTTTGAAAAAGGCAATGTGACGACCCTTCAAGCGATTCCCGGCGCGTCTCCGGGAATTATCATTGTCAATCCCCCGTACGGAGAACGCATGGGGGTCAGCGAGGATTTGAAAGACGTCTACAGGGATTTGGCCTTCTCTCTCAAACAAAACTTCAAGGGCTGGAAACTATTTTTGCTTTCAGGCAATGAAGAGTTAACGGGAGCAATGAGGTTGAAGGCCGAGCGAAAAATAAAAGTCTACAATGGAAATCTCGACTGTCGCTTTTTAGAATACAACATTCGTTGA